From a region of the Pseudanabaena sp. ABRG5-3 genome:
- a CDS encoding DNA-binding protein, translating into MPPNSLTHDFKDTVNARVQRDSAFAAALLDEAISLFLNGEPETARLILRDLVNATIGFEELAIATSKPSKSLHRMLSAKGNPTMDNLTAILKVLRKTLQVDIKVQTVACN; encoded by the coding sequence ATGCCCCCTAATTCCCTAACCCACGACTTTAAAGACACAGTTAATGCAAGAGTCCAAAGAGATTCCGCATTTGCCGCCGCTTTACTTGATGAAGCTATTTCCCTTTTCCTCAATGGCGAACCAGAAACCGCAAGACTCATATTGAGAGATCTCGTTAATGCCACCATCGGATTTGAAGAACTAGCGATCGCCACCTCAAAACCCAGCAAAAGCCTTCATAGAATGCTCTCTGCAAAAGGAAATCCCACAATGGATAATCTCACAGCCATTCTCAAAGTCCTGCGTAAAACCCTTCAAGTCGATATCAAAGTACAGACTGTTGCTTGCAATTAA
- a CDS encoding type II toxin-antitoxin system VapC family toxin, with protein MMKVLFDTNILVAATIEAHPNHAITLPWIQKVRNKSIQGYISTHELQTLHQTGRAYF; from the coding sequence ATGATGAAAGTATTATTCGACACTAATATTTTAGTCGCTGCCACAATCGAAGCCCACCCAAATCATGCCATCACTCTCCCTTGGATACAAAAAGTCAGAAATAAAAGTATTCAGGGCTATATCTCTACCCATGAACTCCAAACACTTCACCAGACTGGGAGAGCATATTTCTAA